Proteins encoded in a region of the Spirochaeta lutea genome:
- a CDS encoding helix-turn-helix domain-containing protein translates to MTIFSENLRNLRKKKGLTQRELGDVLGIGQTTVANYEQGARFPDSEMLVKIADYFSVSLDYLLGRNMNPTPPYPATETIPRIYPGGRDDSARLSREPDRPLKESEELHSQRLSELLLSSIIHGQPQEGADGVLQFAQDRQTIELTYRHILEPVLHRIGDLWEQGQVDVYTEHLASQTIRNIMANLRTRVNQAPKKNRRFLAMAASGELHDIGLQMASDFLYMDGWDTFFLGTYLPSQETLKAIHSYNPHVLGISVTMPHHIDSTANIIGFLRSHLRGDDCPRIILGGRAFALDPDLWKTLGADGLARDSQHTVELANHLTA, encoded by the coding sequence ATGACTATATTTTCAGAAAATCTGCGTAATCTACGGAAGAAGAAGGGTCTCACCCAACGCGAACTGGGAGATGTTCTCGGGATCGGGCAAACCACAGTGGCCAACTACGAACAGGGCGCCAGATTTCCCGACAGCGAGATGCTGGTAAAAATCGCCGACTATTTTTCTGTGAGCCTGGACTATCTCCTGGGCAGGAACATGAACCCCACGCCCCCGTACCCCGCCACCGAGACCATCCCCCGGATCTATCCGGGCGGTAGGGACGATAGCGCCCGGTTGAGCCGGGAACCTGATAGGCCCCTAAAGGAATCGGAGGAACTGCACTCCCAACGACTCTCGGAGCTGCTCCTGAGTTCCATTATCCACGGGCAACCCCAGGAGGGGGCCGACGGGGTCCTGCAATTCGCCCAGGATAGACAGACCATCGAATTAACCTACCGCCATATCCTGGAACCGGTACTGCATAGGATCGGAGATCTCTGGGAACAGGGCCAGGTGGATGTGTATACCGAACATCTGGCGAGTCAGACGATCCGGAATATTATGGCCAACCTGCGGACCAGGGTTAATCAGGCCCCTAAAAAAAACCGGCGCTTCCTTGCCATGGCGGCCAGCGGAGAACTCCACGATATCGGATTGCAAATGGCCTCTGACTTCTTGTACATGGACGGCTGGGATACATTTTTCCTGGGAACCTACCTGCCCTCCCAGGAAACCCTGAAGGCAATCCATTCCTACAACCCCCATGTGCTGGGAATAAGTGTTACCATGCCCCACCATATCGACAGCACAGCCAATATTATCGGTTTTCTCCGCTCCCACCTCCGGGGAGACGATTGTCCCCGGATTATCCTGGGCGGTCGGGCCTTTGCCCTGGATCCCGACCTCTGGAAGACCCTGGGAGCCGATGGCCTGGCCCGGGATTCCCAGCATACCGTCGAGCTGGCAAATCATCTGACTGCCTAG
- the fbaA gene encoding class II fructose-bisphosphate aldolase, with product MKLEPGVITGKKLQEVFAYCKETKCALPAVNVVGSNSIAAALQAAREANAPVIIQFSNGGAQFNAGKKAPNGNLEACIAGAVAGAYSIRRLAKLYGVPVILHTDHAAKKLLPWIDGLLSENEEYYKQFGEPLFSSHMLDLSEEPIEENLEISKKFLERMNKIDMTLEIELGVTGGEEDGVDNSDVDSSRLYTQPEEVLQAYDALKPVGKFTVAAAFGNTHGVYKPGNVKLRPEILKNSQDFIQKERGTDEKPVDFVFHGGSGSSREEIREAVGYGAVKFNIDTDTQWAFTKPIKDYMDKNDAYLHSQIGNPDGDDKPNKKYIDPRAWLHEGEKGMTARLVAAFEDLNAKDQFEF from the coding sequence ATGAAGTTAGAGCCCGGAGTAATCACGGGAAAAAAGCTTCAGGAAGTATTTGCTTACTGTAAAGAAACCAAATGTGCCCTGCCTGCGGTAAATGTCGTAGGATCAAATTCCATCGCAGCGGCCCTTCAGGCTGCCCGGGAGGCCAATGCTCCCGTCATTATCCAGTTTTCCAACGGCGGTGCCCAGTTTAACGCCGGTAAGAAGGCCCCCAACGGTAACCTTGAAGCCTGCATCGCCGGCGCAGTAGCCGGTGCGTACAGCATCCGCCGTCTGGCAAAACTCTACGGTGTACCGGTGATTCTTCACACCGACCATGCTGCAAAAAAACTGCTCCCCTGGATTGACGGACTGCTTTCTGAGAATGAAGAGTACTACAAGCAGTTCGGAGAGCCCCTGTTCTCCAGCCACATGCTCGACCTTTCAGAGGAACCCATTGAGGAAAACCTGGAAATTTCTAAGAAGTTCCTGGAGCGGATGAATAAGATTGATATGACCCTGGAAATTGAGCTGGGGGTTACCGGCGGTGAAGAAGACGGTGTGGATAACTCCGATGTTGATTCCAGCCGGCTCTATACCCAGCCTGAAGAGGTTCTCCAGGCCTATGATGCCCTGAAGCCTGTAGGAAAGTTCACTGTCGCTGCAGCCTTCGGAAATACCCACGGCGTTTACAAGCCTGGAAACGTGAAGCTGCGCCCCGAAATCCTTAAAAACAGCCAGGATTTCATCCAGAAAGAGCGTGGTACCGATGAGAAGCCGGTTGACTTTGTGTTCCACGGCGGTTCCGGTTCAAGCCGCGAGGAAATCCGTGAAGCGGTTGGTTACGGAGCTGTGAAGTTTAATATTGATACCGACACTCAGTGGGCCTTCACCAAGCCCATCAAGGACTACATGGACAAGAACGATGCCTATCTGCACAGTCAGATCGGTAACCCCGACGGGGATGACAAGCCGAATAAGAAGTACATCGACCCCCGGGCCTGGTTGCACGAAGGTGAGAAAGGTATGACTGCTCGACTGGTAGCAGCCTTTGAAGACCTGAATGCCAAGGACCAGTTCGAATTCTAA
- a CDS encoding sensor histidine kinase, whose product MDTSSRPPDDLLHARIAYLNSLTGSLSHEVNTPIGIGITALSFIEDETKQLQQALASGTLGKHQLEDYLKTTLETAKTIGQNLERAVETIQTFRSITSEHLNSPKMPVSLRGALDTAFQSLADEFSRKGVVLENTIPEDLTCLTRPGIVQEILYNLLSNSVKHAYPPGRTGRVLVDAVLTGPSSGSSGSNSSSSSGPSSGQTSPDHGEEPPAPHRVVLTYRDDGQGIHPVQLKHLYRPFFTSRGKDGACGLGMNIVHRLVTRELRGTIDCSSSPESGTTFRIDFPCATPDEDYGDLE is encoded by the coding sequence ATGGATACCTCCTCCCGTCCGCCGGATGATCTGCTTCACGCCCGCATCGCCTACCTTAACAGCCTAACAGGATCCCTGAGTCATGAGGTTAATACCCCCATCGGCATCGGGATTACCGCTTTAAGCTTCATTGAGGATGAAACAAAGCAGCTCCAACAGGCCCTGGCCTCGGGAACCCTGGGAAAACACCAACTGGAGGACTACCTCAAAACCACCCTGGAAACCGCTAAAACCATAGGACAAAACCTCGAAAGGGCGGTGGAAACCATTCAGACCTTCCGGAGTATAACGAGTGAGCACCTGAATAGCCCCAAAATGCCCGTCTCCCTCCGGGGTGCCCTGGACACCGCCTTCCAATCCCTGGCTGACGAATTCTCCCGGAAGGGGGTGGTGCTGGAAAACACCATCCCCGAGGATCTTACCTGCCTCACCCGCCCGGGAATTGTCCAGGAAATTCTGTACAATCTGCTGTCCAACAGCGTGAAACACGCCTACCCCCCGGGCCGCACCGGCAGGGTGCTGGTAGACGCCGTCCTCACAGGACCAAGCAGCGGCTCCTCCGGCTCCAACTCAAGCTCCAGCTCCGGCCCCAGCTCCGGCCAGACCTCCCCGGATCATGGGGAAGAACCCCCGGCCCCGCACCGGGTCGTCCTAACCTACCGGGACGACGGTCAGGGGATCCATCCGGTACAGCTGAAACACCTCTACCGCCCCTTCTTCACCTCCCGAGGTAAGGACGGAGCATGCGGACTGGGCATGAACATCGTCCACCGCCTGGTCACCCGGGAACTCCGGGGAACCATCGACTGCAGCTCCTCTCCGGAATCAGGCACCACCTTCCGAATAGACTTTCCCTGTGCCACCCCGGACGAAGATTATGGGGATCTGGAATAA
- a CDS encoding SDR family NAD(P)-dependent oxidoreductase: MSKWALVTGASSGLGVEFARQLACRGYNLVLAARREETLTQVANELLADPGNPGNLEIRVFPVDLQDASGVHRLYEFCKAKGIAISVLVNNAGFGDHGYFQSGDEKKFSDMIDLNCRSLTSLIHVFLPDLIEQGKATGDGAPGISRILNVASVAAFQPGPFMAVYYATKAFVLSLTEALWKEFRIAGFPVTATALCPGPVKTGFQQTAGLREGSFANNARIPGPREVAAFGLKKTFKGRRVATHGLMFKISRGLLRILPQRAVLSTVARLQAARLNS; the protein is encoded by the coding sequence ATGTCTAAATGGGCTCTTGTGACCGGTGCTTCCAGCGGGCTGGGTGTAGAGTTCGCCCGCCAGTTGGCGTGTAGGGGCTATAATTTGGTATTGGCTGCCAGGAGGGAGGAGACCCTCACCCAGGTAGCCAACGAGTTATTGGCAGACCCGGGAAATCCCGGGAATCTGGAAATCAGGGTGTTTCCCGTGGACCTACAGGATGCATCGGGGGTACATCGATTGTACGAGTTCTGTAAGGCCAAGGGGATCGCTATCTCAGTTCTGGTCAACAATGCCGGGTTCGGTGATCACGGGTACTTCCAGTCCGGGGATGAGAAAAAGTTTTCTGATATGATCGACCTGAATTGCCGGAGCCTCACTTCCCTGATCCATGTCTTCCTGCCGGATTTAATCGAACAGGGTAAGGCCACCGGAGACGGCGCTCCCGGCATTTCCCGGATACTCAATGTCGCCAGTGTGGCGGCCTTTCAGCCCGGACCCTTTATGGCGGTGTATTATGCTACCAAAGCCTTTGTTCTTTCCTTGACCGAGGCTCTGTGGAAGGAGTTCCGTATTGCAGGATTTCCTGTTACCGCCACAGCCCTCTGTCCCGGTCCGGTGAAGACCGGATTCCAGCAGACGGCGGGACTTCGCGAGGGCAGCTTCGCCAACAATGCCCGAATTCCCGGCCCCCGGGAGGTGGCAGCCTTCGGTCTCAAAAAGACCTTTAAGGGGCGGCGGGTTGCAACCCACGGACTGATGTTCAAAATAAGCCGGGGGCTTCTTAGAATCCTTCCCCAGCGTGCTGTTCTCTCCACCGTAGCCCGACTGCAGGCGGCCCGGCTGAATTCCTGA
- a CDS encoding response regulator, whose protein sequence is MKTPQLVLIAEDEAINRMFLVKIVERAGFSALEAQTGEEAIRVYERRGEEVGIILMDLSMPEKDGLEAARELRAQGVTTPILALTAHSSEEDRSLCLEAGMNEVLIKPVQIQAVQDALQRYLGSPAS, encoded by the coding sequence ATGAAAACACCTCAGTTGGTCCTCATCGCCGAGGATGAAGCAATTAACAGAATGTTCTTAGTAAAGATAGTTGAACGCGCCGGGTTTTCAGCCCTGGAGGCTCAGACCGGGGAGGAGGCCATCCGGGTATATGAGCGCCGGGGCGAAGAGGTAGGGATCATCCTCATGGATCTGAGTATGCCTGAGAAAGACGGACTTGAAGCCGCACGGGAGCTTCGCGCCCAGGGGGTCACCACCCCCATCCTGGCCTTAACGGCCCACTCCTCCGAGGAAGACCGCAGCCTCTGTCTGGAAGCAGGGATGAACGAGGTGCTCATAAAACCCGTCCAGATCCAAGCCGTGCAGGATGCGTTACAGCGCTACCTGGGGTCTCCAGCTTCCTAA
- a CDS encoding tRNA 2-thiocytidine biosynthesis TtcA family protein: protein MSDLLATIQKRMARSVKEYDMIHPGDRVLLAVSGGKDSMTMARVFPLLRRGLGIDFEFAALHVRSDFAQSVDLSAMKGFLDDWGVPWEIIEVGVQKRLKPGQKMNCYWCSTQRRTELLKYARAKGYNKIALGHHMDDILETFLMNMMLKGELSTMMPVLPYEQYPQTVIRPMSLLSEEEIIAFADWSGIRKYACTCGYDTQSRRRDVRRVLDTMEEEFGRDVKRKMFQAMGNPVLSYLPVPQKNPAG, encoded by the coding sequence ATGTCAGATCTACTCGCAACAATTCAGAAACGGATGGCCCGGTCGGTTAAGGAGTATGACATGATTCATCCGGGCGATCGGGTTCTATTGGCGGTATCCGGGGGTAAGGACTCCATGACCATGGCTCGGGTCTTCCCACTGCTTCGAAGGGGACTCGGTATAGATTTTGAGTTCGCGGCCCTCCATGTGCGGTCGGACTTCGCCCAGTCGGTGGATCTTTCGGCCATGAAGGGGTTCCTGGATGACTGGGGGGTGCCCTGGGAGATCATTGAGGTGGGGGTACAGAAGCGGTTAAAACCCGGTCAGAAGATGAACTGCTACTGGTGTTCCACCCAGCGCCGGACTGAACTGCTCAAGTATGCTAGAGCGAAGGGGTACAACAAGATAGCCTTGGGTCACCACATGGACGACATACTAGAGACCTTTCTCATGAACATGATGCTCAAAGGTGAGCTCTCTACCATGATGCCGGTGTTACCCTACGAGCAGTATCCCCAAACCGTCATCCGGCCCATGAGTCTGCTCTCCGAAGAGGAGATAATTGCCTTCGCAGACTGGTCGGGAATCCGGAAATACGCCTGCACCTGCGGGTACGATACCCAGAGCCGTCGCAGGGATGTACGCCGGGTACTGGATACCATGGAGGAGGAATTCGGCAGGGATGTAAAGCGGAAAATGTTCCAGGCCATGGGAAACCCGGTTCTATCCTACCTGCCGGTTCCACAAAAAAATCCCGCCGGTTAG
- a CDS encoding DUF6938 domain-containing protein, which produces MQVFGNKLSQRAVRSARRKAARMARRYGYTSDDRVNIMEGQPKAQPPLLGIHPLVPAPGVTEPLKIDKGIVLGTIRMGFGHYRMALALASAAHSRGLIPYWLDFLSFPESPVSKIIDYLDGLYRFGSRLSQRWPLFNNLVWERLTSEFGRPITGTARYLALAEILAQVPKGLSPDTPYVATHPWTAQAAVAAGLTNVVNIVPDNMPLAFHLAEGAVHTVQTASGFLGYRTLREMGITRNEVMKPMSQGNIVYTGHYVDHELVANLEGDCARRLDRIHSGAPRRVLMTIGGAGAQLSKFTAIIRHLRRRILDRSVTVLVNLGDHYSRWAELKQNLTRMRLPFQLWDDDWAGFQDFVARLQSETLGGIFVILHRDTFPAVYSTNLLMRESDVLITKPSELSFYPVPKLFIQRVGKHEAMGAIHSSEIGDGSLETSRMPHVLQILDVLLDDTDLLSLYIDRLLGNKKAGVYDGAYRAIDLVLSRRQ; this is translated from the coding sequence ATGCAGGTGTTTGGAAATAAGCTCTCACAACGTGCTGTGCGTAGTGCCCGACGGAAGGCAGCCCGGATGGCAAGGCGGTACGGCTACACTTCCGACGACCGTGTAAACATCATGGAGGGGCAGCCCAAGGCCCAGCCTCCCCTCTTGGGAATTCATCCTCTTGTTCCTGCGCCGGGGGTTACCGAACCCCTGAAAATCGACAAGGGGATTGTCCTGGGAACCATCCGCATGGGATTCGGCCATTACCGTATGGCCCTGGCCCTGGCCTCTGCAGCCCACTCCCGGGGCCTGATACCCTATTGGCTTGACTTTTTGTCCTTTCCTGAGAGCCCGGTTTCAAAGATCATCGACTATCTGGACGGTCTCTACCGCTTCGGATCGAGATTGAGCCAGCGCTGGCCGCTTTTTAATAACCTGGTTTGGGAGCGTCTGACCTCGGAATTCGGCCGACCCATAACGGGCACCGCCCGGTATCTGGCCCTGGCTGAGATTCTGGCCCAGGTACCCAAGGGACTGTCCCCTGATACTCCCTACGTGGCAACCCATCCCTGGACAGCCCAGGCTGCAGTCGCTGCCGGACTCACCAATGTCGTGAATATTGTCCCTGACAACATGCCCCTGGCCTTCCATCTGGCTGAGGGAGCAGTACACACCGTTCAAACCGCCTCAGGCTTCTTGGGGTACAGGACCCTCCGAGAGATGGGCATTACCAGGAATGAGGTGATGAAACCTATGTCCCAAGGAAATATCGTGTACACCGGCCACTACGTAGACCACGAGCTGGTGGCAAACCTAGAAGGAGATTGCGCACGCCGTCTTGACCGTATCCATTCCGGGGCACCCCGGCGGGTTCTCATGACCATAGGCGGGGCCGGAGCACAACTGTCCAAGTTTACCGCCATCATACGCCATCTGCGTAGACGCATCCTGGACCGGAGCGTAACGGTGCTGGTAAATCTGGGGGACCACTACAGTCGATGGGCGGAGCTTAAACAAAATCTCACCCGGATGCGGCTTCCCTTTCAACTCTGGGATGATGATTGGGCGGGGTTCCAGGACTTCGTCGCCCGGCTTCAGAGCGAGACCCTCGGGGGCATTTTTGTAATTTTGCACCGGGATACCTTTCCGGCGGTGTATTCCACCAATCTTTTAATGCGGGAAAGCGATGTACTAATTACAAAACCATCGGAGCTGTCCTTCTACCCGGTTCCGAAGCTCTTTATTCAGCGGGTAGGCAAGCATGAGGCCATGGGCGCTATTCATAGCTCGGAGATCGGTGACGGATCCCTGGAGACCAGCAGGATGCCTCATGTGCTACAAATTCTCGATGTGCTGCTTGACGATACGGATCTACTATCCCTCTACATCGACCGTCTTTTGGGGAATAAAAAAGCGGGAGTGTACGACGGCGCTTACCGCGCTATTGATCTGGTTCTATCCCGGCGGCAGTGA
- a CDS encoding Hsp20/alpha crystallin family protein, giving the protein MRNIVITNRKPASIFNEMDRILDSMFDNSHSFGRVGSLTTRHPSVDIRENEAGYILEAELPGLTQEDIDITLEDGVLHLSQSSKGSGDSNAGETEQQEQTKPAERYLLRERNRAEINRSFVLPKDVDQAKVQARFAHGLLILELPKQEKALPKKISISAE; this is encoded by the coding sequence ATGAGAAATATTGTCATTACCAACCGCAAGCCGGCATCCATCTTCAACGAAATGGACCGCATTCTGGATAGCATGTTCGATAACAGCCACAGCTTCGGGCGCGTGGGTTCCCTGACGACCCGGCATCCCTCGGTGGACATTCGGGAGAACGAAGCGGGGTACATCCTCGAGGCGGAGCTGCCCGGTCTGACCCAGGAGGACATCGATATAACCCTGGAGGACGGGGTGTTGCATCTGAGTCAGTCTTCCAAGGGTTCTGGTGATTCCAATGCCGGAGAAACCGAACAGCAAGAGCAGACTAAGCCGGCGGAGCGCTACCTCTTGCGGGAGCGGAACCGCGCCGAAATAAACCGGAGCTTCGTGCTTCCCAAGGATGTTGATCAGGCCAAGGTTCAGGCACGGTTCGCCCATGGCTTACTGATCCTGGAGCTGCCCAAACAGGAAAAGGCTCTACCGAAGAAGATTTCCATCTCCGCAGAATAG
- a CDS encoding chemotaxis protein CheB has product MSTPRFTVGIGSSAGGLEALQELLGALPRKPTNASFIVAQHLSPTHKSMLTELLARVCPLTVQEAKHGETLRADVVYITPPDTNILVKAGVIHLQKPISQTGPKPSVDILFHSLAADCQEYAAGIVLSGTGRDGSKGCQDIKREGGLVIIQDPITAKYDGMPQAALSVGLVDAVLPPDRILPELLIYLDDPQEVTREALGTKKEDLQTLLEILGTHRGVHFQDYKQTTILRRIHKRLTTLKLPTLTQYLEFIDTNPGELDILFQTLLIGVTHFFRDAEAFLTLKDELRKLMEQKPKGSTLRVWVPGCSTGEEAYTLAIIAKDLASAMDSPPSIQIFATDLDTKAIDSARKGHYSPEALIEVPQDLLDTYFTQDGQGYTINKNIRQLVLFSRHDLTENPPFLRLDLISCRNLLIYFTSELQHHVLPVFHYALNNPGLLFLGKSETIGPFTDLFNPVHPRHRIFSRRTGEKLVPAPHPSYRRKTGYEPSRPKGPKQSISDMVKETLFTGFEHPYAVINNQGQVLELQGDTSPFLGLRPGLLDGNITNLVHPALNLEVRNLLGHAVEERKPRRSAFRTFQDLPHTSRLRITVAPLLYSSIHQDLYIIIFEILDLLDLGGDSDARPSDTPGDGTIQDNTQVAALQLELDSAREDLQNYIEELETSNEELQSLNEELQSTNEELQSSNEELETSNEELQSSNEELQVAYTELRLSNTRLEEREQELGASRERLELALWGGDLAWWDWDIPSSQVNFADNKVSMLGYNPETFPRTLDSFLELVHPEDYDRTMEAMRNHLEGKTGLYEVEYRIRCKDGSYIWFWDKGQVVSRSSAGKPLRVIGVVINVDRRKRTEIELARAIKEREILLREIHHRVKNNFQMISSLLELQLMDVEDRQIQQFLSDTKDRITSMALIHRELYQNDDLGGIQLRGYLEALMENILFSYPLKNKELQLKRNIQDLRLPIDAMIPLALILNEIMTNSLKYAFPEDHSGPKDISLSIRQEDASCQVEYSDTGVGIPEEVVQGRRQGMGMRLVTSLTRQLAGSYRFTGNHGTRFELSFPLNSEE; this is encoded by the coding sequence ATGAGTACACCCAGGTTCACGGTAGGCATAGGATCATCCGCCGGGGGTTTGGAGGCCCTACAGGAACTCCTGGGCGCTCTACCCCGGAAACCAACCAATGCCAGTTTTATTGTTGCCCAGCACCTCAGCCCCACCCACAAGAGCATGCTCACCGAACTTCTTGCCCGGGTCTGTCCTCTGACAGTCCAGGAAGCCAAACACGGCGAAACCCTTCGGGCCGATGTGGTGTACATTACCCCCCCGGACACAAATATACTCGTAAAAGCCGGAGTCATTCACCTTCAGAAACCCATATCTCAGACCGGCCCGAAACCCAGTGTAGATATCCTCTTCCATTCCCTGGCAGCAGACTGCCAGGAATATGCTGCAGGAATAGTCCTCTCGGGAACCGGACGGGACGGATCAAAGGGATGCCAGGATATTAAACGGGAAGGCGGACTTGTTATTATCCAGGATCCGATAACAGCCAAGTACGACGGGATGCCCCAGGCTGCCCTTTCGGTGGGCCTGGTGGATGCCGTGCTCCCCCCGGATAGAATTTTACCCGAACTGCTGATCTATTTGGATGACCCCCAGGAGGTCACCCGGGAGGCACTGGGTACTAAAAAAGAAGACCTGCAAACCCTCCTGGAAATCCTGGGGACCCACCGGGGTGTACATTTCCAGGATTATAAGCAAACCACCATCCTTCGACGCATCCACAAACGTCTCACCACCCTCAAACTCCCGACCCTTACCCAGTATCTTGAGTTTATCGATACCAACCCCGGAGAGCTGGACATCCTTTTTCAGACCCTGCTTATCGGGGTTACCCACTTTTTCCGGGATGCGGAGGCGTTCCTAACCCTGAAGGATGAGCTTCGCAAACTCATGGAGCAGAAGCCCAAGGGAAGCACCCTGCGTGTCTGGGTTCCCGGCTGTTCCACCGGCGAGGAAGCCTACACCCTGGCAATCATTGCCAAAGACCTCGCATCAGCCATGGATTCGCCCCCCTCCATCCAAATTTTCGCCACCGACCTGGACACCAAGGCTATCGACAGCGCCCGGAAGGGCCATTACTCCCCCGAAGCCCTCATCGAGGTCCCCCAGGATCTCCTTGACACCTACTTCACCCAGGACGGCCAGGGCTACACCATCAACAAGAACATCCGCCAACTGGTCCTGTTCTCCCGGCACGACCTTACGGAAAATCCGCCCTTCCTCCGGCTGGATCTCATTAGCTGCCGCAATCTGCTTATTTATTTCACCTCGGAGCTGCAGCACCATGTCCTGCCGGTATTCCACTACGCCCTGAACAACCCGGGACTGCTGTTTCTCGGTAAATCCGAAACCATCGGCCCCTTCACCGATCTATTCAACCCCGTCCACCCCCGGCACCGGATATTCTCCCGGCGCACCGGGGAAAAACTCGTCCCGGCACCCCACCCCAGCTACCGTCGAAAGACGGGCTACGAACCCTCGCGTCCCAAGGGTCCGAAGCAGAGCATCAGCGACATGGTAAAAGAAACCCTCTTCACCGGGTTTGAACATCCCTACGCTGTCATCAATAACCAAGGCCAGGTTCTGGAACTCCAGGGCGATACCAGCCCCTTCCTGGGACTCCGGCCGGGGTTACTGGATGGCAACATCACCAATCTCGTCCATCCCGCCCTCAACCTCGAGGTCCGCAATCTCCTCGGCCACGCCGTGGAGGAGCGCAAACCCCGGCGCTCAGCCTTCAGGACCTTCCAGGACCTCCCCCACACCTCCCGGTTGCGTATCACCGTCGCACCCCTGCTCTACTCCAGCATTCATCAGGATTTGTACATCATCATCTTTGAAATCCTGGATCTTCTCGATCTTGGGGGTGATTCTGATGCCCGGCCCTCGGACACCCCAGGGGATGGGACAATTCAGGACAATACCCAGGTAGCAGCCCTGCAATTAGAACTCGACAGCGCCCGGGAAGACCTGCAAAACTACATCGAGGAACTCGAAACCAGCAATGAAGAACTCCAGTCCCTGAACGAGGAGCTGCAATCAACCAACGAGGAACTTCAAAGCTCCAACGAGGAATTAGAAACCAGCAACGAAGAACTCCAATCCTCCAATGAGGAACTTCAGGTAGCCTATACCGAGCTGCGCCTGAGCAATACCCGCCTGGAAGAACGGGAGCAGGAACTCGGAGCAAGCCGGGAGCGCCTTGAGCTGGCGCTCTGGGGCGGCGACCTCGCTTGGTGGGACTGGGATATTCCCAGCAGCCAGGTCAACTTCGCCGACAACAAGGTATCCATGCTGGGGTACAACCCGGAGACATTTCCCCGGACATTAGACTCCTTCCTGGAACTGGTACATCCCGAGGATTACGACCGGACCATGGAAGCCATGCGGAACCACCTGGAAGGAAAAACCGGCCTATACGAGGTGGAATACCGGATTCGCTGTAAAGACGGCTCGTATATCTGGTTCTGGGACAAGGGCCAGGTGGTATCCCGGAGTTCCGCGGGGAAACCCCTCCGGGTAATCGGTGTGGTCATCAATGTGGATCGCCGTAAGCGGACGGAAATTGAACTCGCCCGGGCGATTAAGGAACGGGAGATTCTCCTCCGGGAAATCCATCACCGGGTTAAAAATAACTTCCAGATGATCAGCTCCCTCCTAGAACTCCAGCTCATGGATGTTGAGGACCGGCAGATTCAACAGTTCCTCTCGGATACCAAGGACAGGATAACCAGTATGGCCCTCATCCACCGTGAGCTCTACCAGAATGACGATCTTGGGGGAATCCAGCTCAGGGGATACCTAGAGGCCCTCATGGAGAACATCCTGTTTTCCTACCCCTTAAAAAATAAGGAACTGCAACTCAAACGGAATATTCAAGACCTCAGACTGCCCATTGACGCCATGATCCCCCTGGCCCTCATCCTCAACGAGATCATGACCAACAGCCTAAAATACGCCTTCCCTGAGGATCACTCGGGCCCCAAGGACATATCCCTATCCATTCGCCAGGAAGACGCATCCTGCCAGGTGGAATACTCCGACACCGGAGTCGGTATACCCGAGGAGGTCGTCCAGGGCAGACGCCAGGGCATGGGGATGCGCCTGGTAACCAGCCTAACCCGCCAGCTTGCGGGCAGCTACCGGTTCACCGGGAACCACGGCACCCGCTTTGAGCTATCCTTTCCCCTGAACTCTGAGGAGTAG
- a CDS encoding glutaredoxin family protein, which produces MRYIDKADYSTVPGPKNAGNLRVYALSTCAFCERAMNFLKDQGYQYEYIFMDQIDINEKRAMKAELKAQFGSIPVFPLLVKNDSVHISGFVEEKWKEFLSEDGEA; this is translated from the coding sequence ATGCGGTACATCGATAAAGCCGACTACAGCACCGTACCCGGTCCAAAAAACGCCGGGAACTTACGGGTCTACGCCCTCTCCACCTGCGCCTTCTGCGAACGGGCCATGAACTTTCTCAAGGACCAGGGCTATCAGTACGAGTACATCTTCATGGATCAAATCGACATCAACGAAAAACGCGCCATGAAAGCCGAGCTGAAGGCCCAATTCGGGAGCATTCCGGTTTTCCCCCTCCTGGTGAAGAACGATTCAGTTCACATCTCAGGCTTTGTGGAGGAAAAATGGAAGGAATTTCTCTCGGAAGACGGTGAAGCCTAG